In one Oryza glaberrima chromosome 2, OglaRS2, whole genome shotgun sequence genomic region, the following are encoded:
- the LOC127761741 gene encoding RNA polymerase II transcriptional coactivator KIWI-like, with amino-acid sequence MWRKGNKRFGGGGEPAAKRRAAGDDGPSESADDDIVVAQISKNRRVAVRTWNGKVVVDIREFYEKDGKTLPGRKGIQLPMDQWKILRDNIKAIDEAIKENA; translated from the exons ATGTGGCGGAAGGGGAACAAgcggttcggcggcggcggcgagccggcggccaAGCGCCGGGCCGCCGGGGACGACGGCCCCTCCGAGAGCGCCGACGACGATATCGTCGTCGCCCAG ATATCGAAGAACAGGAGGGTGGCGGTGCGGACCTGGAACGGCAAGGTCGTCGTCGACATCCGCGAGTTCTACGAGAAGGACGGCAAGACCCTCCCCGGTCGCAAAG GTATACAACTCCCGATGGATCAG TGGAAGATACTGAGGGACAATATCAAAGCTATAGATGAGGCCATCAAGGAGAATGCGTGA